Below is a genomic region from Mycobacteriales bacterium.
CGACACCGCCTGCGCCACGACGTTGACGCGCTTGCCGGCGTCGGCCTTGTCGGCTCCCGGCAGGCCGCCGATCGCCTTGCGGGCCCGGGCCAGCCCCGAGCGGTCACCGATGTGCGCGGTGCGCGCAGCGGCCAGCTCCTCGAGCGAGCCGGCGGAGGCGAAAGCGGTGAGCCCGGCGTCCCGGGCACGCTCGAGCGCCTCGTGGTCGAGCGGGTCGTGGTCGAGCAAGTCGTGGTCGAGCGGTTCTGGGCCGGGCACGGTGCGTGGCGCTCCCTCGGTCGGGGTCGGCGGACAGTCTCCCAGAGGCGCCCGCCGCGACCCGATTCAGAGGAAGTCCGGGGTCCCGGCGGGCAGGACGAATCGGAACTCGGCGCCGCCGGCCGGGCCGCACCCGACGGAGACGCGCCCGCCGTGCGCCTCGACGAGCCCCTTGACGATGTAGAGCCCCAGGCCGGTGCCGCCGCGCCGGTCACCACCGCGCCAGAAGCGCCCGAAGATCCGCGACCGGACCGCCTCGGGGATGCCCTCACCCTCATCGGCGACGGTGACCACGGCCCCGGCCGTCCCTGCCGAGGTGTCCGGGCCGACGGTGACCGTGACGGTGCCCGCGCCGTGCCGCAGGGCGTTCTCGACGAGGTTGCCGATCACCTGCTGGAACTTGTCCGGATCCACCCACATCTCCGGCAGCTCGCCGAGGACGCGGACCTCGAACCGTCCCTCCGGCTCCCCGGCGGCGACGTGGCCGGCGATGGCCTTGCGGGTCGCCGCGGGCAGGTCGACGACCTGCTTGCGCATCTCCAGCCGTCCCGCGTCGATCCGGCTGACGTCGAGCAGCTCGGTGATCAGCCGCGTGACGCGGTCGGCGTCGGCGTTGACCGTCTGGAGCATGACCTTCTTCTGGTCGTCGTTGAAGCGGTCCCACTTCGCGAGCAGGGTCGCCGTGAAGCCCTTCACGCTGGTCAATGGCGAGCGCAGCTCATGCGCGACGGTCGAGACGAGGTTGGCCCGCGAGCGCTCGATCCGCTCCCGGGCATGGGTGTCGCGCAGCGCCACGACCAGGCGGGTGAGCCCGCGGTCCGGCCCCCGGATGTAGGACGCGGTCACCAGCAGGTCGCAGCCGTTCGCCAGGGTGAGCTGACACTCGGGCTGGCGGCGGCGGCTGGTGAGCCCGCCGTACGGGTCGGTGCAGGCCCACCAGTCGCGACCGGCGCTGTCGGCGAGCGGGAGCACCTCCCGGTAGTCGCGGCCGAGCGCGGCGTCGGCGGTCGTCCCGAGCAGCCGCTCGGCGGCGGGGTTGAGCACCACGACGCGGCCGTCGGCGTCGGCGACCAGCACCCCGTCGGGCAGGTCGTCGTAGCCCGACTTCTCGATGGTGGACACCGACGCACCTCCTTCGACCCGGTCAGACGGCGGTCACTGTACGGGCAGAAGAGTGGCTTTTCGGCCGTTCAGCGATGCGCCCGCGCCGAGGCGTAGAGGCACACCGCCGCGGCCGTGGCGAGGTTCAGCGACTCCGCGCGGCCGCGCAGCGGGATGCGGACGGTCAGGTCCGCCCGGGCGAGCGCCGCCTCCGACAGCCCGGCCGCCTCGGTGCCGAGCAACCACGCGGTCGGGCCGGCCAGCGCGCCGCTGTCCTGCAGGTCCTCCAGATCGTGCTCGCCGGCACCGGTCGTGGCGAGCACCGCCAGCCCGCCGGCCTGCAGGGCCTCGACCGTCTCCTCGATCCGGGGGCCGGCGGAGACCGGGAGGTGCCACAGGCTGCCGGCGGTGGCGCGCACGCACTTGCCGCCGTGCGGGTCGGTCGAGCCGGCGGTCAGGACGACGGCGTCCGCGCCGGCGGCGTCGGCCGTACGGATGACCGTTCCGGCGTTGCCCGGGTCGGATACGGCTTCGAGGACGGCGACCAGCCGAGGCGAGCCCGCAAGGGCCATGTCCAGCGGGACGTCGAGCAGCGGGGCGACGCCGAGTACGCCCTGGGGCGTCATGGTCTCCGCCATGGCGGCCAGCACCTTCGCGCTGACGGGGGTGACCGGACAGGGCGCGGCCGCCAACAGGTCCTGGTGCCGGGCCGCGCCGTCCGGGTCGGCGTAGAACTCGAGCAGCGACGGGAGCGCTTCGCGTACGGCCTGTGGGCCCTCCACGACGAACCGGCGCTCGGCCGCACGGGCCGAGNNNNNNNNNNGGGCCCCCCCCCCGGTTCAGACGTCGTACTGCCTGGACCCGTGGTGAGCGGGTCGAGGTGATCAGGTCAGGCAGCGTTCTGCTTCGTGGCTGCCGGGCCGCCGGTGCCGTCGGTGGGCAGGGCGGCGCGGGCCACCTCGACCAGCGCGGTGAAGGCGGCGGCGTCGTGCACCGCCAGGTCGGCGAGGACCTTGCGGTCCACCTCGACGCCGGCCGCCTTGAGGCCCTGCATCAGGCGGCTGTAGGTCATGTCGTTCTGCCGCGCGGCCGCGTTGATGCGGGTGATCCACAGCTTGCGGAAGTCGCTCTTGCGCTTCTTGCGGTCGCGGTACTCGTAGGTGGCCGAGTGGAGCAGCTGCTCCTTGGCCTTGCGGTAGAGCCGGCTGCGCTGACCGCGGTAGCCGGAGGCCTTCTCGAGGACTTCCCGGCGCTTCTTGTGGGCGTTGACCGCCCTCTTGACGCGTGCCACTGGTCGATTCCGATCTGTCTGGTGTCCCGGGCGCGGGCTCGGGAGGGGGCGGGCGGGCTCGAGGGCTCAGCTGCTGAGCAGCTTCTTGACCTTCTTCACGTCGGGCGCGGCCACCTCGACGGTGCCCGTCAGGCGACGGGTCAGCCGACTGGACTTGCGCTCGAGCAGGTGGCGCTTGCCGGCACGCTCGCGCAGGATCTTGCCGGTTCCGGTCACCTTGAAGCGCTTCTTGGCGCCGCTGTGCGTCTTCTGCTTGGGCATGTCTGCCGTCGTCCTCCTGCTCGGGGCCGTTCCGCGGGGGGTGCGGGCCGGTCGGGTGGTGCGGGCCGGTCGGGGGGTGCGGGTCTAGCTCTGCGCCGGTGCGGATGCGCCCTCGGGCGCCTCCTTGGCGGCCTTCTTCAGGTCGGCGGCATTCTTGTGCGGGGCCAGGACCATGATCATGTTGCGGCCGTCCTGCTTGGGCGCGGACTCCACGAACCCGAGCTCCTGGACGTCCTCGCCGAGGCGCTGCAGCAG
It encodes:
- a CDS encoding ATP-binding protein — its product is MSTIEKSGYDDLPDGVLVADADGRVVVLNPAAERLLGTTADAALGRDYREVLPLADSAGRDWWACTDPYGGLTSRRRQPECQLTLANGCDLLVTASYIRGPDRGLTRLVVALRDTHARERIERSRANLVSTVAHELRSPLTSVKGFTATLLAKWDRFNDDQKKVMLQTVNADADRVTRLITELLDVSRIDAGRLEMRKQVVDLPAATRKAIAGHVAAGEPEGRFEVRVLGELPEMWVDPDKFQQVIGNLVENALRHGAGTVTVTVGPDTSAGTAGAVVTVADEGEGIPEAVRSRIFGRFWRGGDRRGGTGLGLYIVKGLVEAHGGRVSVGCGPAGGAEFRFVLPAGTPDFL
- the rplT gene encoding 50S ribosomal protein L20; translation: MARVKRAVNAHKKRREVLEKASGYRGQRSRLYRKAKEQLLHSATYEYRDRKKRKSDFRKLWITRINAAARQNDMTYSRLMQGLKAAGVEVDRKVLADLAVHDAAAFTALVEVARAALPTDGTGGPAATKQNAA
- the rpmI gene encoding 50S ribosomal protein L35, producing the protein MPKQKTHSGAKKRFKVTGTGKILRERAGKRHLLERKSSRLTRRLTGTVEVAAPDVKKVKKLLSS
- a CDS encoding RNA methyltransferase, with amino-acid sequence SARAAERRFVVEGPQAVREALPSLLEFYADPDGAARHQDLLAAAPCPVTPVSAKVLAAMAETMTPQGVLGVAPLLDVPLDMALAGSPRLVAVLEAVSDPGNAGTVIRTADAAGADAVVLTAGSTDPHGGKCVRATAGSLWHLPVSAGPRIEETVEALQAGGLAVLATTGAGEHDLEDLQDSGALAGPTAWLLGTEAAGLSEAALARADLTVRIPLRGRAESLNLATAAAVCLYASARAHR